Proteins encoded by one window of Yersinia massiliensis:
- a CDS encoding HD domain-containing phosphohydrolase encodes MLTKLSGLKNRYPLHIQIAALFTLLIVSIGTVIIAFNHSQLTKLTEISTNRQYQKTGTAIAAELDAVTRPMMMSVNLLASMQITELSTLEQRMAFVSKFIEVLQQNDYASAVYSAYPNGDLFMLRRLTEANRLLFHAPEEAEWMIQSNRFLDSMPEKRFIYLNKQQQVIAVMPRDNDNYDPRRRDWFIMASESPTLITSPIYIFKGTGEVGFTYSRQAENKQSIIGLDVSLASLSQFLVKQNLPPSSQAIIINSRGEVIASLPKPKGNPAETSHADNQPPVLQVLLDTQSGTNAQKNSNTGSIMFEAKNQQWFGSIVDINNNGNAYQLVIATPASYLTADANSIRNHATFIAFILLLLSLPIVWYFSRKISKPLIRLRQDADAISNLYFEEHEREQSAIEEVDELHKSMSKMKSTLKQFISMGNMLTSESNFYRQMQGLLSETTEIAGMTGGIIFLADKKADTFTPTAFRWNGDNIPVAEMSSLQVEKDNFAAFKPVLDGKTITGTLNKDNIFNQLQDFLQPYLPLRFVAVPMKTHDDQLLGFLLLFNPYVLNAERERSKIQLVNALVGSLSVSVETQRLLQEQKNLLNAFIELIAGAIDAKSAYTGGHCQRVPEITKMLARAAINIKEGPFAQFNLSEDEWEELHTACWLHDCGKITTPEFVVDKSTKLELIYDRIHEVRMRFEVLKREKEIAFLRSHTNVDANETEQQRLADELRQLDDDFYFIAHCNIGGEFMSDEAIARIQHIASYHWTRTLDDNAGIAHEERVRKARQPSSPLPVQEPMLADKEEHIIYRDDKNKRPEYDDFKVKEPTFLYNRGEIYNLSIRRGTLTDEDRYKINEHIMQTIVMLNKLPFPRTMSNVPIIAGGHHERMDGKGYPYQLTYKQMSIPVRMMAIADVFEALTAADRPYKPGKLLSEALNIMVNMVNENHLDRELFILFLQSGIWYEYALAHLQADKIDNIDVSVLLQRIGHQDIKLAATA; translated from the coding sequence ATGCTAACCAAACTGTCGGGATTAAAGAATCGCTATCCTTTGCACATCCAAATTGCTGCGCTATTCACACTATTGATTGTTTCAATTGGTACTGTGATTATTGCCTTTAACCATAGTCAGTTGACGAAGTTAACTGAGATCAGCACCAACCGTCAGTATCAAAAAACGGGAACGGCCATTGCAGCTGAATTAGATGCGGTTACTCGTCCCATGATGATGTCAGTTAACCTTCTCGCCAGTATGCAGATTACAGAATTATCCACACTGGAACAGAGAATGGCTTTTGTCAGTAAGTTTATTGAAGTTCTGCAACAGAATGATTATGCCAGCGCCGTCTACAGTGCTTATCCCAATGGCGATCTCTTTATGCTTAGGCGTTTAACAGAAGCCAACCGCTTATTATTTCACGCACCTGAAGAAGCCGAATGGATGATTCAAAGTAATCGTTTTTTGGATAGCATGCCGGAAAAACGATTTATTTATCTAAATAAGCAACAGCAAGTTATTGCCGTTATGCCAAGAGATAATGATAACTATGACCCGCGGCGGCGTGATTGGTTTATTATGGCCTCCGAAAGTCCCACGCTCATCACCTCCCCTATTTATATTTTCAAAGGTACAGGTGAGGTTGGTTTTACCTATAGTCGCCAAGCTGAAAATAAACAATCGATTATTGGATTAGACGTTTCTCTCGCGTCATTGTCTCAGTTTTTAGTCAAACAAAACCTGCCACCGAGTAGCCAAGCAATTATTATTAACTCCCGCGGCGAAGTCATTGCTAGCTTGCCAAAACCCAAGGGGAATCCCGCTGAAACGTCCCATGCGGATAATCAACCCCCTGTATTACAAGTGTTGCTAGACACACAATCAGGCACGAATGCGCAAAAGAATAGCAATACCGGCAGTATTATGTTTGAAGCGAAAAATCAGCAATGGTTTGGTTCTATTGTCGACATTAATAACAATGGCAACGCTTATCAGTTAGTGATTGCCACCCCCGCTAGCTATTTGACGGCCGATGCAAATTCAATTCGTAACCATGCCACTTTTATCGCTTTTATTCTATTACTGCTCAGTTTGCCGATCGTTTGGTATTTCTCAAGGAAAATATCCAAACCCCTTATTCGGTTGCGTCAAGATGCGGATGCCATCAGTAACTTATATTTCGAAGAGCATGAACGTGAGCAATCGGCCATTGAAGAAGTCGACGAATTGCACAAATCCATGTCAAAAATGAAGTCGACCCTGAAGCAGTTTATTTCTATGGGCAACATGCTGACATCAGAAAGCAATTTCTATCGCCAAATGCAGGGATTATTAAGTGAAACAACCGAAATCGCCGGTATGACTGGCGGGATTATTTTCCTCGCGGATAAAAAAGCCGATACCTTTACACCGACAGCATTTCGTTGGAATGGTGATAATATTCCGGTTGCTGAAATGTCTTCATTACAAGTCGAAAAAGATAACTTCGCCGCGTTCAAGCCAGTATTGGATGGAAAGACCATCACTGGCACCCTCAACAAAGATAATATTTTTAACCAGCTACAAGATTTCCTACAACCCTATTTACCGTTACGCTTTGTCGCTGTGCCGATGAAAACGCATGATGACCAACTATTGGGCTTCTTACTGTTATTTAATCCTTATGTCTTAAATGCGGAACGTGAGCGCTCAAAAATCCAATTAGTTAATGCACTCGTCGGTAGTTTGTCGGTATCAGTAGAAACTCAGCGCCTGTTGCAAGAACAGAAAAACTTGCTTAACGCGTTCATTGAGCTAATTGCCGGTGCGATAGACGCCAAGAGTGCTTATACCGGCGGGCATTGTCAGCGCGTACCTGAAATCACCAAAATGCTGGCTCGCGCCGCAATTAATATCAAAGAAGGGCCATTCGCCCAATTTAATCTCTCAGAAGATGAGTGGGAAGAACTGCATACCGCCTGCTGGTTACATGATTGCGGTAAGATAACGACACCTGAATTTGTGGTCGATAAATCCACAAAACTGGAGTTAATTTATGATCGTATCCATGAGGTACGGATGCGCTTTGAAGTCTTAAAACGCGAGAAAGAAATCGCCTTCTTACGCAGCCATACCAACGTGGATGCCAATGAAACAGAGCAACAAAGGCTGGCTGACGAATTACGCCAGTTGGACGACGATTTTTACTTTATCGCCCATTGTAATATTGGCGGCGAATTTATGTCTGATGAGGCTATTGCGCGTATTCAGCATATTGCGAGCTACCATTGGACCCGCACATTAGATGATAACGCCGGTATCGCCCATGAAGAACGCGTTCGTAAAGCACGACAGCCCTCTTCTCCCTTACCGGTACAAGAACCAATGTTGGCCGATAAAGAAGAGCATATTATTTACCGCGACGATAAAAATAAGCGCCCAGAATATGATGACTTCAAGGTGAAGGAACCGACGTTCCTTTATAACCGAGGGGAGATTTATAACCTCAGTATTCGCCGTGGAACACTGACGGATGAAGATCGTTATAAAATTAACGAACACATCATGCAGACCATAGTAATGCTAAACAAATTACCGTTCCCGCGCACAATGTCCAATGTGCCCATTATTGCGGGTGGGCATCATGAACGTATGGATGGAAAAGGTTATCCTTACCAGCTCACTTATAAACAAATGAGTATTCCCGTTCGGATGATGGCCATTGCTGATGTATTTGAAGCACTCACGGCGGCCGATCGGCCTTATAAGCCAGGGAAGTTGCTCTCTGAAGCATTGAATATCATGGTTAACATGGTGAATGAAAATCATCTCGATCGTGAGCTGTTTATTTTGTTCCTGCAATCGGGGATTTGGTACGAATATGCGCTAGCCCATCTCCAAGCGGATAAAATAGATAATATTGATGTCTCAGTTTTACTGCAAAGAATAGGTCATCAGGATATCAAACTGGCCGCGACAGCCTAG
- a CDS encoding helix-turn-helix transcriptional regulator: MERTINFCPGVGSSAHVIQHTELLLTSVYIEMPLLIMVNRGHKIIRWDNQECIVQAGEVVAVSSGQTIDVINGLSDDGLFFSHQLRCDPRLIATFASHPLSAGLKRVPGVLAIRNLAPEFVNTFSNTFKAISDIGDIPPTIVRHRMLELLLWLADRGVKFKLNDGNTLGEKVRRCLAIDPHKIWSASEVASHMAMSEVVLRRKLAAENILLRDLMIDVRMTSALRLLQGTDWPISLIASQVGYESASRFAERFRKRFGFAPTAIRGHHRILAADNDSPSDDYHEYLNLHAPNVGSA, encoded by the coding sequence ATGGAACGTACGATTAATTTTTGTCCGGGTGTGGGTAGCTCAGCACATGTTATTCAACACACGGAACTACTACTTACTTCAGTCTATATTGAGATGCCACTTCTCATTATGGTTAACCGTGGGCATAAGATAATCCGCTGGGATAATCAGGAGTGTATTGTCCAAGCGGGTGAAGTTGTCGCAGTCAGTAGCGGACAAACGATTGATGTGATTAATGGTTTATCTGATGACGGTTTATTTTTTAGTCACCAACTTCGTTGTGACCCACGTTTGATAGCTACCTTTGCTAGTCACCCCCTTTCTGCTGGGCTTAAGCGTGTTCCAGGAGTGCTCGCTATACGAAATTTAGCTCCCGAATTTGTCAATACTTTCAGTAACACCTTTAAGGCTATCTCAGATATTGGGGATATCCCCCCCACAATTGTCAGGCACCGAATGCTTGAATTACTGTTGTGGTTAGCTGATCGTGGCGTGAAATTTAAGCTGAATGATGGCAATACACTCGGTGAGAAGGTACGCCGTTGTTTGGCGATTGATCCGCACAAAATATGGTCTGCATCTGAAGTAGCCAGTCATATGGCGATGAGTGAGGTTGTGTTACGGCGAAAACTCGCGGCAGAAAATATACTTTTGCGTGATTTAATGATTGATGTCCGTATGACTAGCGCTCTACGTTTGTTACAAGGTACAGATTGGCCAATCTCTTTAATTGCCAGCCAAGTGGGATATGAAAGTGCATCACGCTTTGCCGAGCGTTTTCGCAAACGTTTTGGTTTTGCACCAACAGCAATTCGCGGGCATCACCGTATACTGGCGGCAGATAACGATTCTCCCTCAGATGATTATCATGAATATCTAAATTTACACGCCCCTAACGTAGGGTCGGCATGA
- the fliT gene encoding flagella biosynthesis regulatory protein FliT, with product MERHQHLLSEYQQILALSEQMLMLATEGNWDALVDLEMTYLKAVESTANITISSCTSQVLQDLLRDKLKAILDNEVEIKRLLQQRLDALSELVGQSTRQQVVNNTYGQFPDHALLLGETQ from the coding sequence ATGGAACGTCACCAGCATCTTTTGTCCGAATATCAACAAATCCTGGCCCTTAGTGAGCAAATGTTAATGCTGGCGACTGAGGGTAACTGGGATGCGCTGGTTGATCTGGAAATGACTTATCTTAAAGCGGTTGAAAGTACCGCTAATATCACCATATCCTCATGCACATCTCAGGTATTACAAGATTTATTGCGAGATAAGTTAAAGGCTATTTTAGATAATGAAGTCGAGATTAAGCGTTTATTACAACAACGGCTTGATGCGTTGAGTGAATTAGTGGGGCAATCAACCCGACAACAAGTGGTTAATAATACTTATGGCCAGTTCCCTGACCATGCTTTGCTATTGGGTGAAACACAGTAA
- the fliS gene encoding flagellar export chaperone FliS, which yields MYSRSGVQAYAQVGMESGVMSASPHQLIVMLFDGAQSALVRARILMNQGDIPAKGAALSKAINIIDNGLSAGLDMEKGGELAQNLSALYDYMSRRLLYANLHNDEQAINEVAALLENIADAWRQIGPNYQPN from the coding sequence ATGTACAGTCGCTCAGGGGTTCAAGCTTATGCCCAAGTAGGAATGGAAAGTGGTGTCATGAGCGCCAGTCCTCATCAACTGATCGTGATGCTCTTCGACGGGGCGCAAAGCGCCCTGGTTCGAGCGCGTATCTTGATGAATCAAGGCGATATTCCGGCCAAAGGTGCTGCCCTTTCTAAAGCAATTAACATCATTGATAATGGACTAAGTGCAGGGCTAGATATGGAGAAAGGGGGTGAACTAGCGCAGAATTTATCAGCCCTATACGACTATATGTCACGCCGTTTACTGTACGCTAATTTGCATAATGACGAACAGGCAATTAATGAAGTCGCTGCCTTACTCGAGAATATTGCGGATGCTTGGCGGCAGATTGGCCCCAATTATCAACCCAACTAG
- the fliD gene encoding flagellar filament capping protein FliD has protein sequence MASISSVGIGSNMNLGTLLDQLSASEQTRLTPLTNQQTSYKGKLTAYGVLQSALAKVETASAALRKADTLATTSISSTNTAFAATTTSGATAGNYTIEVTNLAKAQSLLSSDVPNTTDKLGNSNDNRTITITQPGQKEPLEVKLTSEQTSLTGIRDAINKQEGSVTASIMKADDNTYYLALTSKETGTKSEMTVSVSGDDTLNNFLNYTPSATGGSGALTQKVKAEDATLTVNGVAITRQSNTITDAPQGVTLTLKALTKKDEPEQLTVTRDSTATKAAIQTFVDAYNSLQTTFASLTKYTAVEAGKDQSTSNGALVGDGTLRNIQTQLKSQLASAQSGDVKTLAAMGITQDLDGKLVIDAKKLDKALTDQPNNVTAFFVGDGKTTGFATQMDNLLNTALDSTKGTLKTATDGINKSLKSLEKQVESTTDSINATIERYKAQFTQLDKLVSSLTNTGNFLTQQFSS, from the coding sequence ATGGCAAGTATTAGTTCGGTGGGTATCGGTTCAAACATGAACTTGGGCACGTTACTCGATCAATTAAGTGCCTCAGAGCAGACTCGTTTGACACCATTAACTAACCAGCAGACCAGTTACAAAGGTAAGCTCACAGCCTATGGTGTGTTACAAAGCGCGTTAGCTAAAGTCGAAACTGCCTCTGCAGCACTAAGAAAAGCCGATACTCTGGCCACGACCTCGATCAGCAGCACGAATACTGCTTTTGCTGCAACCACCACCAGTGGCGCAACAGCAGGCAATTACACGATTGAAGTGACCAATCTGGCTAAAGCACAATCCTTACTCTCTTCTGATGTGCCAAACACAACAGATAAGTTGGGTAATAGTAATGACAACCGGACGATCACTATTACTCAACCGGGTCAGAAAGAACCGCTGGAAGTTAAATTGACCAGCGAACAGACCTCATTGACCGGTATTCGCGATGCGATCAATAAACAAGAAGGTAGCGTCACTGCCAGTATCATGAAAGCAGATGATAATACCTATTATCTGGCGTTGACATCTAAGGAGACAGGGACGAAATCTGAAATGACCGTCAGTGTTTCGGGTGACGATACCTTAAATAATTTCCTAAATTACACGCCAAGTGCCACCGGCGGCAGCGGCGCGTTAACCCAAAAAGTCAAAGCGGAAGATGCAACACTGACCGTTAACGGGGTCGCCATCACTCGCCAAAGCAATACGATTACCGATGCGCCACAAGGTGTGACCCTGACACTCAAAGCGCTCACTAAAAAAGATGAACCAGAACAGCTGACAGTAACGCGTGACTCCACCGCAACCAAAGCAGCCATTCAAACATTTGTCGATGCTTATAACTCATTGCAGACAACATTTGCCTCTTTGACTAAATATACGGCTGTTGAAGCGGGCAAAGATCAATCCACCAGCAATGGTGCATTGGTGGGTGATGGCACATTGCGTAACATTCAAACGCAATTAAAAAGTCAATTAGCCTCAGCCCAATCGGGTGATGTGAAAACTTTAGCAGCGATGGGTATTACTCAAGATCTTGATGGCAAATTAGTTATCGACGCGAAAAAACTGGATAAAGCGTTAACTGACCAGCCTAACAACGTGACAGCCTTTTTTGTCGGTGACGGTAAAACCACGGGTTTTGCCACTCAGATGGATAACCTGCTAAATACGGCGTTAGATAGCACCAAAGGCACATTGAAAACAGCCACAGATGGTATTAATAAGTCATTAAAATCATTAGAAAAACAGGTTGAATCAACCACTGACAGCATTAATGCCACGATTGAACGCTATAAAGCGCAATTTACCCAATTAGATAAATTGGTCAGTTCATTAACCAATACCGGCAATTTCTTAACGCAGCAATTTTCTTCATAA
- a CDS encoding flagellin: MMAVINTNILSLTTQNNMNKSQSALGSAIERLSSGQRINSAKDDAAGQAIANRFTSNIKGLTQASRNANDGISLAQTTEGALGEINNNLQRVRELSVQAATGSNSSSDLKSIQDEIQQRLDEIDRVSDQTQFNGVKVLAGNSSMKVQVGANDGETISINLEKIDSKSLGMQGFNVDGAKQASVDDLTSQFKATGTNNFDVGGVAYATDINSGAVTKAGAAQYIDAGTGAFSGTATAANTASTVYTTTATAGAEATSIAAASVGKAVGDKFTAQGMEFTVKTAADANGNGVFSATVDGKSVDFTTTASTAPGGTAAEVKTSSALFTSVVGGGLTTKAAESNRAATLADLDLQGATKTGSTLTVNGTVYTANAKGDEITNAAGKVMYMSRTANGNTTLINEDAAASQKSTENQLATVDKALAQVDALRSGLGAVQNRFDSAITNLGNTINNLTSARSRIQDADYSTEVSNMSRAQILQQAGTSVLAQANQVPQTVLSLLR, from the coding sequence ATTATGGCGGTAATTAACACTAATATTCTGTCTCTGACGACTCAGAACAACATGAACAAATCTCAGTCTGCCTTAGGCTCCGCCATTGAGCGTTTGTCTTCAGGTCAGCGTATTAACAGTGCGAAAGATGATGCAGCGGGTCAAGCCATTGCTAACCGTTTCACATCTAATATCAAGGGCCTGACTCAGGCTTCTCGTAACGCTAACGACGGTATCTCACTGGCACAAACCACTGAAGGCGCGTTGGGTGAAATCAACAACAACTTGCAACGTGTACGTGAACTGAGCGTTCAGGCTGCAACTGGTTCTAACTCATCTTCTGACCTGAAATCAATCCAAGACGAAATCCAACAACGTCTGGACGAAATCGACCGTGTATCTGACCAAACTCAGTTCAACGGCGTGAAAGTTCTGGCTGGCAACAGCAGCATGAAAGTTCAAGTTGGTGCTAACGATGGCGAAACTATCAGCATCAATCTGGAAAAAATTGACTCAAAAAGCTTGGGCATGCAAGGCTTCAACGTTGATGGCGCTAAACAAGCCTCTGTTGATGATCTGACTTCTCAGTTTAAAGCGACCGGTACTAACAACTTTGATGTTGGCGGTGTAGCTTATGCTACCGATATCAACAGCGGCGCAGTAACTAAAGCGGGTGCAGCACAATATATTGATGCAGGTACCGGTGCATTCTCTGGCACAGCGACTGCAGCTAACACAGCTTCAACAGTCTACACCACTACCGCCACTGCGGGTGCTGAAGCAACTTCTATTGCTGCCGCTTCTGTCGGTAAAGCTGTTGGTGATAAATTCACTGCACAAGGCATGGAATTTACTGTTAAAACTGCTGCTGATGCCAATGGTAACGGTGTTTTCAGTGCGACTGTCGATGGTAAAAGCGTTGACTTCACAACGACTGCAAGTACTGCACCTGGCGGTACTGCTGCCGAAGTGAAAACTTCAAGTGCATTGTTCACTTCAGTTGTTGGTGGCGGTTTAACCACTAAAGCAGCTGAAAGCAACCGTGCTGCAACCTTAGCGGACTTGGATTTACAAGGCGCGACCAAAACAGGCAGTACTTTGACTGTTAACGGTACCGTGTATACCGCTAACGCTAAAGGTGATGAAATCACCAATGCTGCTGGCAAAGTAATGTACATGTCTCGTACTGCTAATGGCAACACAACGCTGATCAACGAAGATGCTGCTGCATCTCAGAAATCAACTGAAAACCAACTGGCTACCGTTGATAAAGCGCTGGCACAAGTTGATGCTCTGCGTAGTGGCCTGGGTGCGGTACAAAACCGCTTTGACTCAGCGATTACCAACCTGGGTAATACCATCAACAACCTGACTTCAGCACGTAGCCGCATCCAAGATGCTGATTACTCAACTGAAGTATCTAACATGAGCCGTGCACAGATTCTGCAACAAGCAGGTACTTCTGTATTGGCACAGGCTAATCAGGTTCCACAGACTGTACTGTCTCTGCTGCGTTAA
- the fliB gene encoding flagellin lysine-N-methylase: MKELSVVRPVYVENFSCIGASCRDHCCKRWIITLDKNTYRKYAKSQNPDIKRIAVTNIAVSRTSEVNWAAIKLNDQDNCPYLDVDQLCGIYKRLGKDALSDTCTVYPRTEHIYKQEKRQSLNISCPEAASQVLLNPNSLKMDVLIEEHKTFFQASELSAEGNLINLFCANLFMQDQVRIEESLYSMASFLLFYQKLEGDINHKLPYMESGYEGLLQKLESGEINGCLEHLPFNGELQWQLLIRLQNFITKTPGYRGRETILGYLNNLIAYLVVDFNAEVVSEKMKELSRIWQDDVSLFFAKHPHILRNYFLYVLHHDQFAINDNIPLLKHFYLIMVDFFFIRSLISIYMKDNKTLTEDVVVDIFYSYHAFSQHSTGVKNQLIEEIDKVKVNDDLSSLQLLI, encoded by the coding sequence GTGAAAGAACTTAGCGTAGTACGACCTGTCTATGTCGAAAACTTCAGCTGTATAGGTGCATCTTGTCGTGATCACTGCTGTAAACGCTGGATAATCACGCTGGATAAAAATACGTACCGTAAGTACGCTAAAAGCCAAAATCCGGATATTAAAAGAATTGCCGTTACTAATATAGCGGTCAGTAGAACGAGTGAGGTTAATTGGGCCGCAATAAAACTCAATGATCAAGATAACTGTCCTTATTTGGATGTAGACCAGCTCTGCGGTATTTATAAACGCTTAGGTAAAGATGCACTCAGTGATACTTGTACTGTATATCCTAGAACGGAACATATTTATAAGCAGGAAAAACGGCAAAGTTTGAACATCTCTTGCCCAGAAGCAGCATCTCAGGTGTTACTGAATCCGAATAGCTTAAAAATGGATGTTCTGATTGAGGAACATAAAACGTTCTTTCAAGCTTCGGAACTGAGTGCAGAAGGGAATTTGATTAACCTTTTCTGCGCTAATTTATTCATGCAAGATCAGGTTCGTATAGAAGAAAGCCTATACAGTATGGCCTCTTTTCTACTTTTTTATCAAAAGTTAGAAGGCGATATCAATCATAAGCTGCCTTATATGGAATCAGGCTATGAAGGGCTACTGCAAAAACTTGAATCCGGTGAGATTAACGGGTGTTTAGAACATCTGCCTTTTAATGGGGAGTTGCAGTGGCAGCTTTTAATCAGGTTACAAAATTTCATAACCAAAACGCCGGGTTATCGCGGTCGAGAGACGATATTAGGGTATTTAAATAATCTTATTGCCTATCTTGTCGTTGATTTCAACGCTGAGGTGGTTAGCGAAAAAATGAAAGAGTTAAGTCGTATTTGGCAAGATGATGTGAGCCTGTTTTTTGCTAAACATCCGCATATTCTTCGTAACTACTTTCTTTATGTATTACATCATGACCAATTTGCAATAAATGATAACATTCCTTTATTGAAGCATTTTTATTTAATTATGGTTGATTTCTTCTTTATCCGTTCATTGATCAGTATCTATATGAAAGATAATAAAACATTAACCGAAGATGTCGTTGTGGATATCTTCTATTCTTACCATGCATTTAGCCAGCATAGTACCGGTGTTAAGAATCAATTAATTGAAGAAATTGATAAAGTGAAAGTGAATGATGACCTTTCTTCGTTGCAATTATTGATATAG
- a CDS encoding RNA polymerase sigma factor FliA, which translates to MSDLYTAEGVIDKNSLWQRYVPLVRHEALRLQVRLPASVELDDLLQAGGIGLLNAVERYDALQGTAFTTYAVQRIRGAMLDELRSRDWAPRSVRRNAREVASAMQQVEQRVGRPATEQEVAKTLDIDLAEYRQILLDTNNSQLFSYDEWREEHGESVEPMLEGHEDANPLQHLLEGNLRQRVIEAIEALPEREKMVLTLYYQEELNLKEIGAVLEVGESRVSQLHSQAIKRLRARLSNDS; encoded by the coding sequence GTGAGCGATTTGTATACCGCCGAAGGCGTGATCGACAAAAATTCCCTCTGGCAACGCTATGTTCCGCTGGTTCGCCATGAAGCATTGCGTTTGCAGGTACGCCTGCCAGCCAGTGTGGAATTGGATGACTTGTTGCAGGCTGGGGGTATTGGTCTGCTAAATGCTGTCGAGCGTTATGACGCTTTGCAAGGAACTGCGTTTACCACATATGCGGTGCAGCGTATCCGTGGCGCGATGTTGGATGAATTGCGTAGCCGAGATTGGGCACCGCGCAGTGTACGACGTAATGCCCGCGAAGTTGCCAGCGCGATGCAACAAGTTGAACAGCGTGTTGGGCGCCCAGCCACAGAGCAAGAAGTGGCAAAAACGCTTGATATTGATTTGGCGGAGTATCGTCAGATCTTGTTGGACACCAATAATAGCCAGCTTTTTTCCTACGACGAATGGCGGGAAGAGCATGGTGAAAGTGTCGAACCGATGTTGGAAGGGCATGAAGATGCCAATCCGTTACAACATTTGTTGGAAGGAAATCTGCGCCAGCGCGTTATTGAAGCGATCGAGGCTTTGCCAGAACGTGAAAAAATGGTGTTGACGCTGTATTACCAAGAAGAGTTGAACCTGAAAGAAATAGGAGCAGTGCTTGAAGTCGGGGAATCCCGTGTTAGCCAACTGCATAGTCAGGCGATAAAACGCTTACGCGCCCGGCTGAGTAATGACTCTTAA
- the fliZ gene encoding flagella biosynthesis regulatory protein FliZ: MPGLQLKKRPLSRYLKDYKHGQTHCSHCHKQLDRMALVFRGQIINKEAIAGMDQPIDDQVWSKLQHELTALCRFCSEIYCNSTPGYFDIMAFKQYLFEQTEMSHSTVREYVVRLRRLDEMLVATNYPAEKFAAETMHQRIIDELPNAAHNNYRIALRKYDQYLAWQKNY; this comes from the coding sequence ATGCCAGGACTTCAGCTTAAAAAGCGGCCACTGAGCCGTTATTTAAAAGATTATAAGCACGGCCAAACTCATTGCTCACATTGCCATAAACAACTAGACCGTATGGCACTGGTTTTTCGCGGACAAATTATTAATAAAGAAGCGATTGCCGGTATGGACCAACCGATCGATGATCAAGTGTGGTCAAAGCTTCAGCATGAATTAACTGCATTGTGCCGTTTTTGCAGTGAGATATATTGCAATAGTACACCTGGCTATTTTGATATTATGGCGTTCAAACAGTACTTATTTGAGCAAACAGAGATGAGTCATAGCACTGTTCGCGAATATGTTGTGCGTTTACGGCGATTAGATGAAATGTTGGTTGCAACTAACTATCCGGCAGAAAAATTTGCTGCAGAAACCATGCACCAGCGTATTATTGATGAGTTGCCGAATGCCGCACATAATAATTATCGTATTGCTTTACGTAAATATGATCAGTATTTAGCATGGCAAAAAAATTACTAA